One segment of Papaver somniferum cultivar HN1 unplaced genomic scaffold, ASM357369v1 unplaced-scaffold_81, whole genome shotgun sequence DNA contains the following:
- the LOC113345600 gene encoding UPF0613 protein PB24D3.06c-like: protein MISSSSSPSWFSGLVRSRSTVKPENPSNMMTTDAIASEGGGIISGGSVSRKNHGFLFKYGPKSAQVAFKTGDFKQQVIFIGGLTDGLLATDYVEPLSIALQKEKWSLVQPLLSSSYTGYGTSSLKQDAGELDQLISYLINKEDSTGVVLVGHSTGCQDIVHYLRTNAACSRAVRAAILQAPVSDREFRATLPETAEMIDLASTMINEGRGDELMPLRANPDAPISAYRYHSLCAYMGDDDMFSSDLTDDQLKTRLGHMSQTPCQVIFSMADEYVPEYVDKKALVERLCKALGGAEKVEIEWGNHSLSNRVQEAVQAIVDFVKTEGPKGWDDPWH from the exons atgatttcatcttcatcttctccatcatgGTTCTCGGGATTAGTTAGAAGCCGTAGTACTGTTAAACCCGAAAACCCTAGTAACATGATGACTACTGACGCGATCGCAAGTGAAGGAGGAGGGATTATCAGTGGTGGTTCTGTTAGTCGAAAGAATCATGGATTTCTATTCAAGTATGGGCCTAAATCTGCTCAG GTTGCATTTAAGACCGGGGATTTTAAACAGCAAGTCATTTTTATTGGTGGATTGACTGATGGTCTTTTAGCTACTGA TTATGTGGAACCTCTATCAATTGCTCTGCAAAAGGAAAAATGGTCCCTGGTCCAGCCTTTGCTCTCATCATCTTATACTGGATATGGTACCTCAAGCTTGAAACAG GATGCTGGGGAGCTCGATCAGCTAATCAGCTATTTAATTAATAAAGAAGATTCTACAGGTGTTGTGCTTGTAGGGCACAGTACTGGATGTCAG GATATTGTTCATTACCTGCGCACAAATGCTGCATGCTCCAGGGCAGTCCGGGCAGCCATTCTTCAG GCTCCAGTTAGTGATCGAGAGTTTAGAGCAACTCTTCCTGAGACAGCAGAAATGATCGACTTGGCGTCAACGATGATCAATGAGGGTCGGGGTGATGAGTTAATGCCACTCCGAGCAAATCCAGATGCCCCTATTTCTGCCTATAG GTATCACTCACTTTGTGCATACATGGGAGATGACGACATGTTCAGTTCTGATCTTACTGATGACCAACTGAAGACTAGACTTGGACATATGTCACAAACACCTTGCCAG GTTATTTTTTCGATGGCTGATGAGTATGTTCCGGAATATGTTGATAAGAAAGCATTGGTGGAAAG ATTATGCAAAGCATTGGGTGGAGCAGAGAAAGTTGAGATTGAATGGGGAAACCACTCTCTCTCTAATAGGGTTCAAGAAGCAGTACAAGCGATAGTAGATTTTGTTAAAACAGAGGGACCCAAAGGCTGGGATGATCCCTGGCACTAA